The Pseudomonadota bacterium genome includes a window with the following:
- a CDS encoding methyltransferase domain-containing protein codes for MYQREWHGIPLESVAAVSSTRLPDTSFYASFYAVFFKKYSRFEELDPSWVQLKTQTAAFIRQHSKFNNDKRTLSVGCGLGITEKALIDGGGSNIEVTEISPEPLRWLFPYIPSNHVHVGLFPSCLPDNRIYDFVFLPSVDYFFDQPELIAFLKAVRERLSPGGVCLLISWSFEPAVTIQRVLGAVKRMADYVLEKTNMRRRRQFWGYLRNRKDYRSAMEASGFTEVHDGFLEKKTRWDTYWIEGNRN; via the coding sequence ATGTATCAGCGGGAATGGCATGGAATTCCTTTGGAATCTGTTGCGGCAGTCTCTTCCACCAGGCTGCCTGACACATCTTTTTATGCCTCCTTCTACGCTGTTTTTTTCAAGAAATATAGCAGATTTGAGGAGCTTGATCCATCCTGGGTTCAATTGAAAACCCAAACGGCCGCATTTATCAGACAACACAGCAAATTTAACAATGATAAAAGGACTCTTTCCGTTGGCTGTGGCCTGGGAATAACCGAAAAAGCTTTGATAGACGGGGGCGGCTCCAATATTGAGGTAACGGAGATATCTCCGGAGCCCCTTCGCTGGCTCTTCCCCTATATCCCGAGCAATCATGTTCATGTCGGCCTTTTCCCTTCCTGCCTGCCGGACAATAGAATCTACGATTTTGTTTTTTTACCGAGTGTTGACTACTTTTTCGATCAGCCCGAACTGATAGCCTTTCTGAAGGCAGTGAGAGAACGGTTGTCTCCAGGGGGTGTATGCCTTCTCATAAGCTGGTCTTTCGAACCTGCGGTCACTATTCAGAGGGTTCTCGGAGCAGTAAAAAGAATGGCAGACTACGTTTTGGAAAAAACTAACATGAGAAGGCGGAGACAGTTCTGGGGATACTTGAGAAACCGTAAGGATTATCGCTCTGCCATGGAAGCATCCGGATTTACAGAGGTACATGACGGATTCCTGGAGAAGAAAACGCGCTGGGATACATACTGGATCGAGGGAAACAGGAATTGA
- a CDS encoding class I SAM-dependent methyltransferase, translated as MIRDEIRNLYQNIEGCIYSTGSEGYWSNLDKKENEELVSVLEHMSTKESIEKYQPWLSVIIFSPKRGGGLELLDLSGDETCIDYGCMWGALTVALAKRCKHVLGVDQTMNSLKFLNARIREEGLENVDLLCGDLREIRNFENRFDVAVVNGVLEWIPENGPIELKKYFGKRDVKKYSGDPHEQQMLFLRKVHQNLNEKGKLYLSIENRFDFKTFLGMKDPHANVLFTSFLPRKIADLLSGLILGRPYVNWLYSFKGIDALLKEAGFSGADLYMCFPDYRFPERIIPYSSSLKDFRRTISLRNAKGQVTIKRNLAAVAEYITFKILKAKYFAPSIVAIAYK; from the coding sequence ATGATCAGAGACGAGATCCGAAATCTGTACCAGAACATCGAAGGATGTATATATTCCACAGGCTCAGAAGGATACTGGTCAAACCTCGACAAAAAAGAAAATGAAGAGTTGGTCTCGGTGCTGGAACATATGAGCACGAAAGAATCCATAGAGAAATACCAGCCGTGGCTTTCCGTTATCATTTTTTCCCCGAAAAGGGGCGGTGGTTTAGAATTGCTTGATCTATCGGGAGACGAAACGTGTATCGATTATGGGTGTATGTGGGGGGCATTGACTGTTGCCCTGGCGAAGAGATGCAAACATGTCCTTGGCGTAGATCAAACGATGAACTCACTCAAATTTCTGAACGCCCGGATACGCGAAGAAGGGCTGGAGAACGTTGACCTTTTATGCGGAGATTTAAGAGAAATCAGGAATTTTGAAAACAGATTCGATGTGGCTGTGGTAAATGGGGTCCTCGAGTGGATACCTGAGAACGGACCTATAGAATTGAAAAAATATTTCGGTAAACGCGACGTTAAGAAGTATTCAGGTGATCCTCATGAGCAGCAGATGCTTTTTTTGAGAAAGGTGCACCAGAATCTGAATGAAAAGGGCAAGCTTTATTTATCCATTGAAAACAGGTTTGACTTCAAAACGTTCCTGGGCATGAAGGACCCCCATGCGAATGTTCTATTTACCTCATTTCTTCCAAGAAAAATTGCTGACCTCCTATCCGGATTGATCCTTGGAAGGCCCTATGTGAACTGGCTCTATTCCTTCAAGGGAATTGATGCCCTGTTGAAGGAAGCAGGTTTTTCAGGGGCGGATCTTTACATGTGCTTTCCCGACTACCGTTTTCCTGAGAGGATAATTCCCTACAGCTCGTCATTGAAAGATTTCAGGAGAACTATATCGTTGAGAAATGCAAAGGGGCAAGTTACCATCAAAAGGAATCTGGCTGCCGTTGCTGAATACATTACCTTCAAAATTTTGAAGGCCAAATATTTTGCTCCATCCATTGTTGCTATAGCCTATAAATGA
- a CDS encoding LIC12162 family protein produces the protein MFLNTTADRRFWKREGKILFLGEWCRIFSQRSEEEKLSYEVLPYHWDDRERIYRDYLYLDELYERVLVQMSRLLNDIHEVNYSKRYWRIIIGPWLNYFIGTVYDRYQSIASACESGKVDGVLIGKYGQYQWVPEDFALFLKWFIDDGYNNFLYSRIIERINKLKFDYLETDIADGEFSSKKDNKGRSFATKSLLRNLVWYLGNLMPSKLKETVFLLTSLDIMNALKLQFSLSQYLYFITPEITVPEPDIDECMRRRLSFDLADNGFERFLSGFISEQTPSLYLENYSLMSEKVLKTYPKRPRDIFTDNAFFADEGFKFWAAYHVERGAKLLGTQHGGLYGAALWYGDEAHETAICDRYYSWGWESDTCRNVKPMPPVKLIKLKEKQDMIHSMKEGRILTVLANFPRYYYHMYSIPYSASGVLRYFQYQYDFCRFLPESIQKLLLVRLFVHDYGWSQRDRWATECPEVECYNGNKSITEQLKECRLCVVTYNATTLLETFTLNFPTVLCWDPEQWEIRPSARLYYEKLHEAGILRYTPESAAAKVNEIYRDPATWWAQEEIQEAKNEFCHQFARVSDNWLNEWKSELLEVRQ, from the coding sequence ATGTTCCTGAACACCACTGCTGACAGGAGGTTTTGGAAGAGGGAGGGGAAAATCCTGTTTCTCGGGGAGTGGTGCAGGATTTTTTCGCAAAGATCAGAAGAGGAAAAATTATCCTACGAAGTGTTGCCCTACCACTGGGACGACCGTGAAAGAATATACAGGGACTACCTTTATCTTGACGAATTATATGAACGGGTACTTGTTCAAATGAGCAGGCTTCTCAATGATATTCATGAAGTGAACTATTCCAAAAGATACTGGCGGATCATAATCGGGCCGTGGCTCAATTATTTTATCGGGACGGTGTATGACCGTTATCAATCTATTGCTTCAGCATGTGAAAGCGGAAAAGTAGACGGTGTTCTCATAGGCAAATACGGGCAATACCAATGGGTGCCTGAAGACTTTGCCCTATTTCTGAAATGGTTTATAGATGACGGCTACAATAATTTTCTCTATTCCCGGATCATTGAACGTATAAATAAATTGAAGTTTGATTACCTTGAGACGGACATCGCCGACGGCGAATTTTCATCTAAGAAAGACAATAAAGGCAGATCGTTTGCCACTAAATCTTTGTTGAGAAATCTCGTCTGGTATCTCGGAAACCTGATGCCGTCGAAGCTGAAAGAAACAGTATTCTTATTGACCTCCTTAGATATCATGAATGCCCTTAAGCTGCAATTTTCTCTTAGTCAATACCTCTATTTTATCACACCCGAAATTACAGTACCGGAACCGGATATCGATGAGTGTATGAGGCGCAGATTATCTTTCGATTTAGCAGACAACGGTTTTGAGCGCTTCTTGAGCGGTTTTATCAGCGAACAGACACCATCTTTGTACTTGGAAAATTATTCCCTGATGAGTGAAAAGGTTTTAAAGACCTATCCGAAAAGGCCGAGGGACATCTTTACCGATAACGCCTTTTTTGCAGATGAGGGATTCAAGTTCTGGGCGGCCTATCATGTGGAAAGAGGCGCTAAACTCCTGGGAACGCAGCATGGCGGGCTTTATGGGGCTGCCCTCTGGTATGGAGACGAGGCCCACGAAACAGCGATCTGTGACAGGTATTATTCCTGGGGATGGGAATCGGATACTTGTAGAAACGTAAAACCCATGCCGCCAGTAAAATTAATCAAGCTAAAAGAGAAACAGGATATGATCCATTCAATGAAAGAGGGGAGAATCCTGACGGTATTGGCAAATTTTCCCCGCTATTATTATCATATGTACAGTATTCCCTACAGCGCTTCCGGTGTATTGAGATATTTTCAGTATCAGTATGATTTTTGTAGATTTCTTCCAGAGAGTATACAGAAATTATTGTTAGTCCGTTTATTCGTGCATGACTACGGTTGGAGCCAACGGGATCGCTGGGCCACCGAGTGTCCGGAGGTTGAGTGCTATAACGGGAACAAATCTATAACCGAACAGCTCAAAGAGTGCCGCTTGTGTGTTGTAACCTACAACGCAACGACTTTACTTGAAACTTTTACATTAAACTTTCCAACAGTTTTATGCTGGGACCCGGAACAGTGGGAGATAAGGCCTTCTGCCCGGTTGTATTATGAAAAACTGCATGAGGCAGGCATCTTGCGCTATACACCTGAATCTGCGGCAGCCAAGGTCAACGAAATCTACCGTGATCCGGCAACCTGGTGGGCGCAGGAGGAAATTCAGGAGGCAAAGAACGAGTTTTGTCACCAATTTGCCCGTGTGTCTGACAACTGGTTAAATGAGTGGAAATCAGAACTTCTGGAAGTCAGGCAATGA
- a CDS encoding oligosaccharide flippase family protein, which yields MSKIRIIGRNIGFLVLNRLTVAVVTFFLFPFIVGHVGKELYGVYLLVMTITGYLGILDIGVMSALTKYVAEFNGKKDYEKLNKIINASFSFYVLIGVVIALLLFICSAHFSNFFKIEDSNIKIVKQLFFAAGMSAFLVWPLSTFRGAIQGLNLWNIDASVNIIVQIFNAIATFIILSSGYGIVHLFIATQILTISGSIVLFYIVKKKVNLKIIFPYQDIETFKFIFNFSFFMFLGSLINIFLFQVHNLIIGYFISVSAVSIYAVAFNIQNYLRTINSTIGAPAWTIASEMEGRRDHEGQKTLLFKGTKYMSALFLPVILIMFFYAEHFINYWMGKGFSESIVPAKIIILFWLFNGTMELATGMLSAKGIVRAPLFIQLSVAILNIAIGISLIKYLGITAVALGLTVSMVFVGFPLYLKMSLRSLKITFKEYFDKAVKSNLLFYLFVVLLSLVMPKLLYPKNIYFTLVEMAAIYITSILFYYLVLLDKYDRYELKKII from the coding sequence ATGTCTAAAATTAGAATAATAGGAAGAAACATCGGCTTTCTTGTATTAAACCGCTTAACGGTGGCGGTTGTTACATTTTTTCTCTTCCCCTTCATCGTGGGGCATGTGGGAAAGGAGTTGTATGGTGTGTATTTGCTTGTTATGACTATCACAGGTTATCTTGGAATTCTGGATATAGGGGTGATGTCTGCACTAACCAAATATGTTGCCGAGTTTAACGGGAAAAAAGATTATGAAAAGTTGAATAAGATCATTAACGCTTCTTTTTCTTTTTATGTACTTATCGGCGTGGTTATAGCGCTACTGTTATTTATTTGCTCGGCGCATTTTTCGAATTTTTTTAAAATTGAAGACTCGAACATTAAGATAGTGAAACAATTGTTTTTTGCAGCAGGCATGTCTGCCTTTTTAGTTTGGCCATTAAGCACATTCCGCGGGGCTATTCAGGGATTAAACCTGTGGAACATTGATGCCTCTGTAAATATAATCGTTCAAATATTCAACGCCATTGCAACATTTATCATACTCTCTTCAGGATACGGCATCGTCCATCTTTTTATTGCAACACAAATTCTGACAATATCCGGCAGCATAGTACTCTTTTATATAGTGAAGAAGAAGGTAAACCTTAAAATTATTTTTCCATACCAGGATATTGAGACTTTTAAATTTATATTTAATTTCAGTTTTTTTATGTTCCTTGGCTCACTGATAAACATTTTTTTATTTCAGGTACACAACCTGATTATTGGATATTTTATTTCAGTATCAGCGGTATCGATATATGCAGTCGCTTTTAATATTCAGAATTATCTGAGAACTATCAATTCAACTATCGGTGCCCCTGCTTGGACAATCGCATCGGAAATGGAAGGAAGGCGCGATCATGAAGGGCAAAAAACCTTGCTTTTTAAAGGGACCAAATATATGTCAGCTCTGTTTCTGCCTGTCATATTGATAATGTTTTTTTATGCCGAGCATTTCATCAATTACTGGATGGGTAAAGGTTTTTCTGAAAGCATAGTACCTGCAAAAATAATCATTTTGTTCTGGCTTTTTAACGGTACTATGGAATTAGCTACAGGGATGCTTTCTGCAAAGGGGATTGTAAGGGCGCCGCTTTTTATTCAGCTTTCTGTTGCCATTTTAAATATTGCAATAGGTATTTCGTTAATAAAATATTTAGGGATCACCGCTGTTGCCCTCGGTTTGACTGTCTCTATGGTTTTTGTCGGATTTCCGTTATATTTAAAAATGTCTCTTAGAAGTTTAAAAATCACCTTTAAAGAGTATTTTGATAAAGCCGTAAAGAGCAACCTGTTGTTTTATTTGTTTGTGGTGTTGTTGTCGTTGGTCATGCCAAAATTGTTATATCCAAAAAATATTTACTTCACACTTGTTGAGATGGCAGCCATTTATATTACATCGATACTCTTTTATTATCTGGTCCTTCTGGACAAATACGACAGGTATGAGCTTAAAAAGATCATTTGA